The sequence AGCCACGCGGGCCGGCCGGCCCGCGCCGGCCCGCCGTCCCGAAGCGGCGCGGCGGCGCACCGGCGACGCCGACACGACGCGGGCCCGGCTGCGCCGGAGCCTGGCGGCGAAGCGCGCGTCGGGTGCGGCGAAGGTGCTCGGCATGTCCACCACCCGCCGCGCGGCGGTGGTGGCGATCGTGGTGTGCGCGCTGGCGTTCACCATCGCCGTGCCCCTGCGCACGTACCTCGCCCAGCGGACCGAGGTCCGCGAACAGCAGGCGCAGCAAGCACAGCTGCAGCAGGAGGTCGCTCAGCTCCAGGGCCGCAAGGCGGAGCTGAGCGACCCCGCGCAGGTCGAGGCCGAAGCCCGGCGGCGGCTGCGGTACGTCAAGCCGGGCGAGACGCCGTACATCGTCCAGCTGCCGGAGGACAAGGCGCCGGACGCGGCCCCGCCGGCCGGACAGCAGCAGGTCGCGGGCGGCTCCTGGTACGAGAACCTCTGGAACCAGGTCTCGGGCGGCTGAAGCCCACGCTCTAACCTGGACGGCGTGGACAACGCGCAGCAGCACCGGTTCGAGCCCGTCACCGAAGCCGACCGCGAGGTCATCGCGGAGCAGCTCGGGCGGCCGCCGCGGGCGTTGCGCGCCGTCGCCGCGCGGTGCCCGAGCGGGCACCCGTCGGTGGTGCAGACCAGCCCGCGGCTCGAGAACGGCACCCCGTTCCCGACGCTCTACTACTTGACCTGCCCGAAGCTGAATTCGATGATCGGCACCATCGAGGCGTCCGGGATCATGAAGGAGATGACGGATCGGCTCACCACCGATCCGGAGCTCGCCGCGCAGTACCAGCGCACCCACGAGACGTACCTCGCCGAGCGCGACGCCATCGAGCCGCTCGGCCACCAGGTCACCGCCGGCGGCATGCCCGGGCGCGTCAAGTGCCTGCACGTCCACGTGGCCCACACGCTGGCGGTCGGTCCCGGCGTCAACCCGTTCGGTGACGAGACCCTGGCCATGCTTAAGGCGAACGGGTGGCCCTCGGGTGACTGCGCCGCGTAACACTCGCGCCGCGTAAAGAGATAACTGGGCTGGGTGAGCGAAAACCCCGATCGGGCCTCTCGAAGGGGTGAAACCTCGCCTCGGGTACGGCAGGCTGTCACCCGAGACGGGATCGATCCGGCCAGGAGGGCTCTGAGTCATGCGCGTGCGGCGGCTGCCAGACGCAGTCGGGAGCTACACCCGAAGACTCGGGCTCCGCCACCGCACGGCGTACCCCCTGATCACCGGCATCTTCGCGGTGATCCCGGCGCTGCTCGCCGGCGGCGGCACCCTCGGCTGGCTCGGCGGGAGCGGTGACCACACCCGCGACGCCGCGCTCGGCCAGGGCTACGACCCCGGCCACGCCGCCATCCAGCAGATCGCCGTCGACGGCACCCTCCCGGGCGCGCCCACCCCGCTGCCCCTCCCGGCTTACGAACTCCCCGACGGCCCGCTCGGCATCCCGGCCACCGCGCTCGCCGCGTACCGCAACGCCGCCGACATCCTCGGCCGCGAGCAGGCCGCCTGCCACATCGACTGGGCTCTGATCGCCAGCATCGGCCGCATCGAGTCCAACCACGCCCGCGGCGGCTACGTCGACGCGAACGGCACCACGCGCGAGCCGATCCTCGGCCCGCAGCTCAACGGCCAGGGCGGGTTCGCCGCGATCCCGGACACCGACCAGGGCCTGCTCGACACCGACCCGGTGTGGGACCGCGCGGTCGGCCCGACGCAGTTCATCCCGGGAACGTGGAAGGGCTACGCGTCCGACGGCAACGGCGACGGCAAGTCCGACCCGAACAACATCTTCGACGCGGCGCTGGCCACCGGCCGCTACCTGTGCTCCGGCGGCTTCGACCTGGCGAAGCCGGACCAGCTGCGCGGCGCGATCTACCGGTACAACAACTCCGACACGTACGTGAACACGGTGATCCTCTGGGCCGACGCCTACCGCAACGGGATCATGCAGGTGCCGGACAGCACGGTGCCGATCGGCGCCCCGAACGCGGCGCTGGCCCCGGCCCCGCCGTCCGTCCCGCCGCCCCCGGTGCCGACCACGACGCCGACCAGCGCGCCGCCGCCGACGACGACGCCGACCGTGCCGACTTCGAAGCCGTCGATCCCGTGCGCCTCGCCGACGACGACGGTGACCACGACGACGGTCACCAGCATCACGACCGTGCCGTCGCCGACGAACCCGCCGTCGTCCGATGGCACGACGACCCCACCGCCGACTACGACCCCGACGCCGACCTGCGGGGCGACGGTCACCTCGGTCACCACGTCGACCACCCCGACGACCACGACCGTGGGGACGACGACACCCGCCGGTTAGGGTGATCGCATGCCTCGTGTTGCCGCGATCGACTGTGGGACCAACTCCATCCGCCTGCTCGTCGCCGAGCTGACGCCGCGCCACGACGGCACGGTCGACCTGCGCGACCTGCACCGCGAAATGCGGATCGTCCGGCTCGGCCAAGGCGTCGACGCCACCGGGCAGCTGGCGCCCGAAGCGCTCGAACGCACGCGGGCCGCGCTCGCCGACTACACGATCGCCGCGCGGCGCAAGGGCGCGGAGAAGGTGCGCATGGTCGCCACCTCCGCCACCCGGGACGCGAAGAACCGCGACGACTTCTTCCGCATGACCCGCGAGACCCTCGGCGTCGAGGCCGAGGTGATCAGCGGCGACGAGGAAGCCCGGCTCAGCTTCACCGGCGCCGTCGGGGAGCAGGACCCGGACGACGGCCCGTTCGTGGTGGTCGACGTCGGCGGCGGCTCGACCGAGCTGGTCCTCGGCACCTGGGACGGCAGGCAGGCCGAGGTGCTCGCCGCGAAGTCCGTCGACATCGGCTGCGTCCGGATCACCGAGCGCGCGCTCAAGAGCGACCCGCCGACCGCCGACGAGATCGCCGCCGCCCGCGACCTGGCGGGCAAGGTCCTGACCGACGCGTTCGACGTCGTCGACGTGGCCCGCGCACGCACGTGGGTGGGCGTCGCCGGCACGGTGACCACGCTGTCCGCGATCGCGCTCGGGCTGCCGGAGTACGACAGCGACCGGGTGCACCTGTCCAAGCTGAGCCCGGCGGACATCGACCGGCTCGCCTCGGAGCTGCTGCAGAGCGACCACGCCACCCGCGCGGCGAACCCGGTCATCCACCCGGGCCGCGTCGACGTCATCGGTGGCGGTGCGGTGGTGGTCCAGACCCTCGCCGAGCAGCTCGCGGCGCGGGGCGGGCCGACCGAGCTGGTGGTGAGCGAGCACGACATCCTCGACGGCATCGCCCTGTCGCTGGCCTGAGTACGTCGGGTCCCCGGGGCGTCCGGCTCGGCCGTGCCGCGCGAGTCCGGCGCTCGGCCCAAGGTGCAGTGAGGTCTTGAATGACTCATTCAGGTCTTCGGAGGTCTTGAATGAGTCATTCAAGACCTCCGGCGAGGCGATCGTGGTCCGGACCCGCGCTGCTCAGCGCGGCTGCGAGCCCCTCCCGGGTCCGTCCCCGACCGACCGTTCGGCCGTCCGGAAGGGCTTGCGCCACAAGGGAAACCCAGGGTGAGCGGGTGATGACCACCAGTCCGCGCTGGGCCGTCCGGACCATCCCGTTTGCTACCTTGGTTGTGCTCCAACCAGGTGGTCCTGACGGTCGTCACTGATTTGCAACACCGCAGTCCTGTGATCGGCTTCATCGCCCCCGATAGCGTGCGTCTCACCTTTCGGGCAGACGGAGATGGAGGGGATCATGCGTCGTTCGCGCAGGCTCTGGGGACCCACGGTGGTGATGACTTCGCTGGCGCTTGTGCTCGCCGCGTGCGGTGGCGGGTCGGGTAGTTCCGCGGGGGCCGGCGGGACGGATCCGGACGGCACGGTGAGCGTCTACGGCACCGAACCGCAGAACGCGCTGGTCCCGACCAACATCAACGACCTCGGCGGCACCAAGGCCATCCAGGTCATGTTCGCGACGCTGGTCGGCTTCAAGGGCGCGGACGCCAAGCCGTTCAACCTGATGGCCGACTCGATCACGACGACCGACTCCAAGGTCTACGACATCAAGATCAAACAGGGCTGGAAGTTCCACGACGGTACCGAGGTGAAGGCGCACAACTTCATCGACGCCTGGAACTACGGCGCCTACGCCCCGAACGGGCAGCTCAACACCGACTTCTTCTCGAACATCCAGGGGTACAAGGACGTCCACCCCGAGGACGAGAACGCCAAGCCGGCCACGGACAAGATGTCGGGCCTGGTGCAGAAGAACGACTACGAGTTCCAGGTCACGCTGGACGCGCCGTTCTCGGTGTTCGACATCAAGGTCGGCTACCAGGCGTTCGCGCCGCTGCCCGACGCGTTCTTCAAGGACCCCAAGGGCTTCGAACAGCACCCCATCGGCAACGGCCCGATGAAGTTCGCCTCGCGGACGCCCAACCAGGACATCAAGCTCACCCGCTTCGACGACTACAAGGGTGACGACAAGGTCCACTTCAAGGACCTCGACATCAAGATCTACTCCAGCCAGGAGACCGCCTACCAGGACCTGCTGAGCGGGCGGCTCGACTTCATGGAGGCGCTGCCGCCGTCGGCGGTCGCGGGCGGCAAGTACAAGAACGACCTCGGCGACCGGCTCGTGACCGGCCACCTGCTCGGCATCAGCACCATCGCGGTGCCGTACTACGTGCCGGGTTACAACAACCTGGAGCTGCGCAAGGCGATCTCGATGGCGATCGACCGCGCGCAGATCACCAAGACCGTCATGAACGACACCTACGTGCCGGCCGACGGCTACATCTCGCAGGGCATCCCGGGCTACCGGCCGGGGGTCTGCCAGTTCTGCAAGTTCGACCCCGCGGCGGCCAAGGAGGCGTTCGCGAAGTCCGGCTTCAAGGGCAAGCTGACCATCGCGTCCAACGCGGACGGCGGCCGCAAGGAACCGCTGGTCGCGGCGTGCAACAGCATCAAGAACACCCTCGGTGTCGAGTGCGACTTCGTGCCCGCGACCGACTTCGGCCAGTGGCGCAGCATCGTGACCGGCCACAAGCTGACCGGCATGGGCCGCTCGGACTGGTCGGCGGACTACCCGTCCATCGAGGACTTCCTCAACCCGATCTACAAGACCGGCGGCTCCTCGAACGACTCGACGTACTCGAACCCGCAGGTCGACGCGATGCTCGCGCAGGCGGACGCCACCGCCGACAAGGACGCGGCGGTCAAGCTCTACCAGCAGGCCGAGGACCTGATCGCCAAGGACCTGCCCTCGATCCCGGTGTGGGACGAGAAGGGCGTCGCGGCGAAGTCGAAGAACCTCAAGTCCGCGGCCCTGGACTTCCGGCGCATGCCGGACTACCCGTCCATCGAGGTCCTGAAGAAGTAGTGACGCGCTGAGAAGCCGCACCCACCACCACGGCGTCGTGGGCGGGCCGATCCCGCCCACGACGCCCGGCGCGCACTAGGAACTCGTCATGATCCGCTATGTCCTGCGACGGCTGCTCCAGCTGATCCCGGTGTTCTTCGGCACCACGTTCCTGATCTACGTCCTCGTCTGGGCCGTGCCCGGCGACCCGTTCTCCGGCAAGTGCGGCCAGACCGCCTGCCCGCCGGCCTACATCGCCCAGATGACCGAGAAGTTCAACCTGAACGACAACATCTTCGTCCAGTACTTCAAGTACCTCGGGAGCCTGTTCACCGGCGACTGGGGCGAAACCTTCAACGGCACCTCGGTCGGCGAGCTGATCGGCACCTCGTACCCGATCACGCTGCGCCTCGCGGTCATCGCGGTGGTCATCGAGGCGGTCATCGGCCTCACCGCGGGCGTGCTGACCGGCTTGCGGGGCAAGGGTTTCCTCGACAACCTGGTCCTCGTCTCGACCACGTTCCTGATCTCGCTGCCGGTGTTCGTGACGGCGATCGTGCTGCAGCTCGCCCTGGGCAGCAACGGGCTCGGCCTGATCGAAGCGAGCGTCTCCGACAACCCGAGCGTCGGCGAGCTGATCGTGCCGGGCATCGCGCTCGGCAGCCTGTCCATGGCCTACGTGGCCCGGCTGTCGAGAACGAGCATCGCCGAAAACCGCCGCGCCGACTACGTGCGGACGGCGATCGCCAAGGGCCAGCCGCAAAGCCGCGTCGTCGGCGTCCACCTGCTCCGCAACTCGGTGATCCCGGTGCTCACGTTCCTCGGCACCGACCTCGGCGCCCTGATGGGCGGCGCGATCGTCACCGAAGGCGTGTTCAACATCAACGGACTGGGCGGGCTCATCTTCCGCGGCATCCAGAACCGGGAGAGCGCGACCGTCGTCGGCGTCGTCGTCCTGCTGGTGCTGGTCTACCTGCTGATGAGCCTGATCGTCGACCTGCTCTACGCCGTTCTCGACCCGAGGATCCGCTATGACTGACCCGAACCTGGTGGGCGGCGGCGGGGCCGACGCGGCCGAGCTGTCCCGCGTCGACGACTCCGCCACCGGCCCGCGCAAACCCCGCAGCCTGTGGAGCGACGCGTGGCGCCAGCTGCGGCGCAAGCCGGCGTTCGTCGTGTCCGCGGTGATCATCGCCCTGATCGTGCTGATCGCGATCGCGCCCGGCCTGTTCAGCTCGCGCGACGCGGGCTTCAGCGATCTCACGCACGCCAACGAAGGCCCGTCCGGGGACGCCTGGTTCGGCTACGACAACCAGGGTTACGACGTCTACGCGCGCACGATCTACGGCACCCGCGCGTCGCTGCTGGTCGGGGTGTTCTCGACGGTGCTGACCGTCCTCATCGGATCGATCGTCGGCATCCTGGCCGGCTACTACGGCCGGCTCGTCGACAGCCTCCTGTCCCGCTTCGGCGACATCTTCGCCGGCCTGCCGTTCGTGCTCGGCGCGATCGTCATCCTGACGACGTTCAACGCGCCCGGCAGCAACCCCGCCGCGGTCACGATCATCGTGCAGGTGGTCTGCTCGATCGCGGTGCTGAGCTGGCCGGTGGCCATGCGCATCATGCGCTCGGCGACGCTGGTGGCCAAGCAGCTCGACTACGTCAAGGCCGCGCGCGGCCTCGGCGCCAGCACCCCGCGGATCATCTTCCGGCACCTGCTGCCGAACACGATCGCGCCGGTGCTGGTGTACGCGACCATCGCGCTCGGCGCGTTCATCGGTGCCGAAGCGACGCTGGCCTACCTCGGCATCGGGGTGCGGCCGCCGGTGATCTCGTGGGGCGTGATGATCAGCGACTCGCGGGACTACTTCCGCGTCGACCCGCACATGCTGCTGTTCCCCGGCGCCTTCGTGACCCTGACCGTGCTGGCCTTCGTGATGCTGGGCGACGGCATCCGCGACGCGCTCGATCCGAAGTCGAGGTAGATCCCCTTGTCCGACAACGAACTCCTGCTCGAAGTCGATGATCTGCACGTCGAGTTCCGGACCTCCGACGGCGTGGCGAACGTCCTCAACGGCGTCGGCTACTCCGTGCACGCCGGGGAAACCCTGGCCGTGCTCGGGGAATCCGGCTCCGGGAAGAGCGTCACGGCGCAGACGGTGATGGGCATCCTCGACATGCCACCCGGCGTGATCACCGGCGGCGCCGTGCGCTGGCGCGGCGAAGACCTGCTGACGGCGTCCGAGGAGCGGCGCCGCGAAGTCCGCGGCAGCGAGATCGCGATGATCTTCCAGGACGCGCTTTCGGCGCTGAACCCGGTGTTCACCGTGGGCTTCCAGATCGAGGAACAGCTGCGCGTCCGGCTCGGGATGTCCAAAAAGGACGCGCGG is a genomic window of Amycolatopsis lexingtonensis containing:
- a CDS encoding ABC transporter permease; protein product: MIRYVLRRLLQLIPVFFGTTFLIYVLVWAVPGDPFSGKCGQTACPPAYIAQMTEKFNLNDNIFVQYFKYLGSLFTGDWGETFNGTSVGELIGTSYPITLRLAVIAVVIEAVIGLTAGVLTGLRGKGFLDNLVLVSTTFLISLPVFVTAIVLQLALGSNGLGLIEASVSDNPSVGELIVPGIALGSLSMAYVARLSRTSIAENRRADYVRTAIAKGQPQSRVVGVHLLRNSVIPVLTFLGTDLGALMGGAIVTEGVFNINGLGGLIFRGIQNRESATVVGVVVLLVLVYLLMSLIVDLLYAVLDPRIRYD
- a CDS encoding peptide ABC transporter substrate-binding protein — encoded protein: MRRSRRLWGPTVVMTSLALVLAACGGGSGSSAGAGGTDPDGTVSVYGTEPQNALVPTNINDLGGTKAIQVMFATLVGFKGADAKPFNLMADSITTTDSKVYDIKIKQGWKFHDGTEVKAHNFIDAWNYGAYAPNGQLNTDFFSNIQGYKDVHPEDENAKPATDKMSGLVQKNDYEFQVTLDAPFSVFDIKVGYQAFAPLPDAFFKDPKGFEQHPIGNGPMKFASRTPNQDIKLTRFDDYKGDDKVHFKDLDIKIYSSQETAYQDLLSGRLDFMEALPPSAVAGGKYKNDLGDRLVTGHLLGISTIAVPYYVPGYNNLELRKAISMAIDRAQITKTVMNDTYVPADGYISQGIPGYRPGVCQFCKFDPAAAKEAFAKSGFKGKLTIASNADGGRKEPLVAACNSIKNTLGVECDFVPATDFGQWRSIVTGHKLTGMGRSDWSADYPSIEDFLNPIYKTGGSSNDSTYSNPQVDAMLAQADATADKDAAVKLYQQAEDLIAKDLPSIPVWDEKGVAAKSKNLKSAALDFRRMPDYPSIEVLKK
- a CDS encoding lytic transglycosylase domain-containing protein, whose amino-acid sequence is MRVRRLPDAVGSYTRRLGLRHRTAYPLITGIFAVIPALLAGGGTLGWLGGSGDHTRDAALGQGYDPGHAAIQQIAVDGTLPGAPTPLPLPAYELPDGPLGIPATALAAYRNAADILGREQAACHIDWALIASIGRIESNHARGGYVDANGTTREPILGPQLNGQGGFAAIPDTDQGLLDTDPVWDRAVGPTQFIPGTWKGYASDGNGDGKSDPNNIFDAALATGRYLCSGGFDLAKPDQLRGAIYRYNNSDTYVNTVILWADAYRNGIMQVPDSTVPIGAPNAALAPAPPSVPPPPVPTTTPTSAPPPTTTPTVPTSKPSIPCASPTTTVTTTTVTSITTVPSPTNPPSSDGTTTPPPTTTPTPTCGATVTSVTTSTTPTTTTVGTTTPAG
- a CDS encoding FtsB family cell division protein, which encodes MSTTRRAAVVAIVVCALAFTIAVPLRTYLAQRTEVREQQAQQAQLQQEVAQLQGRKAELSDPAQVEAEARRRLRYVKPGETPYIVQLPEDKAPDAAPPAGQQQVAGGSWYENLWNQVSGG
- a CDS encoding Ppx/GppA phosphatase family protein; protein product: MPRVAAIDCGTNSIRLLVAELTPRHDGTVDLRDLHREMRIVRLGQGVDATGQLAPEALERTRAALADYTIAARRKGAEKVRMVATSATRDAKNRDDFFRMTRETLGVEAEVISGDEEARLSFTGAVGEQDPDDGPFVVVDVGGGSTELVLGTWDGRQAEVLAAKSVDIGCVRITERALKSDPPTADEIAAARDLAGKVLTDAFDVVDVARARTWVGVAGTVTTLSAIALGLPEYDSDRVHLSKLSPADIDRLASELLQSDHATRAANPVIHPGRVDVIGGGAVVVQTLAEQLAARGGPTELVVSEHDILDGIALSLA
- a CDS encoding ABC transporter permease, whose amino-acid sequence is MTDPNLVGGGGADAAELSRVDDSATGPRKPRSLWSDAWRQLRRKPAFVVSAVIIALIVLIAIAPGLFSSRDAGFSDLTHANEGPSGDAWFGYDNQGYDVYARTIYGTRASLLVGVFSTVLTVLIGSIVGILAGYYGRLVDSLLSRFGDIFAGLPFVLGAIVILTTFNAPGSNPAAVTIIVQVVCSIAVLSWPVAMRIMRSATLVAKQLDYVKAARGLGASTPRIIFRHLLPNTIAPVLVYATIALGAFIGAEATLAYLGIGVRPPVISWGVMISDSRDYFRVDPHMLLFPGAFVTLTVLAFVMLGDGIRDALDPKSR
- a CDS encoding DUF501 domain-containing protein — translated: MDNAQQHRFEPVTEADREVIAEQLGRPPRALRAVAARCPSGHPSVVQTSPRLENGTPFPTLYYLTCPKLNSMIGTIEASGIMKEMTDRLTTDPELAAQYQRTHETYLAERDAIEPLGHQVTAGGMPGRVKCLHVHVAHTLAVGPGVNPFGDETLAMLKANGWPSGDCAA